TGCAAATGCAGCGAGCTTAGGTGCCGCAGCAATCATGAGGGTCACTGCCGTTGGCGCACCTTCATACACATCCGGAACCCACATGTGAAAAGGGACTACGCCAAGCTTAAAAGCCAAACCAGCAACAATGAAAACCAAGCCGAAAGCCATCACCAAATGATTTACACGAGGATCAGCAACTGTTTTAAAGATTTCGATTAGGTCTAAAGAGCCAGTAACGCCATAAAGCATAGACATACCATAGAGCAAGAATCCTGAGGCCAAGGCACCCAAAACAAAATACTTAATACCTGCTTCTACACTTTTTTCATTGCTATGACGCATCGCTACTAGTGCATAGGTTGGCAAAGCCATCAATTCCAAACCAAGATACAAGGTTAAGAGGTTTGCCCCAGAAATCAAGACCATTTGGCCCAAGAGCGCCAACAAGGCCAGAACAATAAAGTCTGGGCGGAACATCGCGCGATCAGTGAGGTATTGCTTTGAGTAAATCAAACTGACCAATACTGCAACGCAAGAACACGCTTTAAGCAAATTTGAAAATGGATCAGATTGAAACAGGCCATTCATTGCTATGAGCGCTGGATCTCCCATGCGACCAATGAATGCAAAAATCAAATAAACCAACAAGATAATCGAGAAGAAATATACAAAGCCAACTCCACGCGGAGTGTGGAAAATATCTTGCTCTACACCAGGAGTAGATATCACTCTCTCGGGAACATAAACGCTAGCAACCAACAATAAGCAGGTTACAACAAGTAAAACGAGTTCCGGCAGGACGGCGTATAGGTCGAATGCTTGCATTTGCTTTTACTCAGAGTTTGCTCACAGCAACATGCTGTAGCAGATTAATCACGGCAGGATGAATGATGTCTGTAAATGGTTTTGGATAAACACCCATACCAATCACACAGATCGTTAATACAGTCATCATGAAATATTCTCGGGCATTGAGGTCTTTTAATGCCTCAACATGAGCGTTGGCGATGGCGCCAAAGAAAACACGTTTGACCATCCACAACGAATACGCTGCACCAAGAATCAAAGCAGTTGCAGCCAAGATACCAATCAAAAAGTCATAATCCACGGCTGCCAAGATGACCATGAACTCACCAACAAATCCTGAGGTAGCTGGTAGACCACAGTTCGCCATTGCCATCAATACCGCAAACGCAGTAAACGCAGGCATGCGATGCACTACACCACCGTAATCCGCAATCTGACGAGTATGCATGCGGTCATAGAGCACACCAATCGACAGGAACATGGCGCCAGCTACAAAGCCATGTGAAATCATTTGCACAATTCCGCCCTCAATGCCTAATGGGCTAAAAAGGAAGAAACCTAGTGTAACGAAGCCCATGTGGGCAACAGATGAATACGCTACAAGTTTTTTCATATCCTTTTGGACTAAGGCCACTGCACCAACATAAATGACCGCCACTAAAGACAAGAAGATTACAAACGGGCCAAGATATTGGCTTGCATCTGGAGCAATCGGCAAGGAGAAGCGTAGGAAGCCATAAGCACCTAGCTTCAACATAATCGCTGCCAAGACAACGGAGCCACCAGTAGGCGCCTCCACGTGAACGTCTGGTAACCAAGTGTGTAATGGCCACATTGGTACCTTCACAGCAAATGCCATGAAGAAAGCGAAGAACAATAAAATTTGCTCAACGATATCAAGACGGGCATTTTGCCAGACCAAGATATCAAAGCTATTGGTGACGTTGTACAAATAAAGCATGGCGACCAAAGTGAGTAGTGAGCCAAGCAAGGTGTACAAGAAGAATTTAAATGCAGCATAAATGCGGTTGTGTCCGCCCCATACGCCAATGATGATGTACATCGGAATCAAAGTTGCTTCAAAGAAGACATAGAACAATAAAGCATCAAGCGCACAAAATACGCCAATCATTAAGCCTGAAAGGATCATGAAAGAGGCCATGTACTGCGATACCTTGGTATCAATTACTTCCCATGCTGCAATCACCACAAAAATATTAATGAATGCAGTGAGTACGATGAACCAAACTGAGATACCGTCGATACCGAGGTAATAGTTAATGTCGTAACGTGGAATCCAACTGAGCTTCTCAACAAACTGCATGCCTGGATTGGCAATATCAAATTGAATGATGAGAGGTAGTGTTGCAATGAAACCGATGATTGAGCCGATCAGGGCTAACCAGCGGACTCCCGCTGAAGGTTTCTCAGACCCATAGAACAAAATAATGAGTCCAAAAACAATCGGGGTCCAGATGGCGTAAGAAAGAATCATGATGGCTACTTAAGTAACAAAGGCCTAGCGAACAAAAGGCAGGTAAGCATACAAAACCCAAGCTAACAATAACGCTAAGCCTGCAATCATTGCAAAGGCATAGTGATAAAGATAACCGGATTGCAAATGGCGAATTACGCCGGCAAAACGCCCTACTATGTGGGCGCTGCCATTAACAAAGAAGCCGTCAATCACCTTCTGGTCACCACGGTGCCATAAGAAACTACCGATCCAAATCAGGCCTTTGGCAAATACTGCTTGATTCAAATCATCGAGATAGTATTTGTTATCAAATAATTTTTTAATTGGAGCGAAAGCTTCTGCAAACTTGGCCGGCAGCTTTGGAGCCCAAAGATAGCCAATTGCGGCAGTCAATACACCAAGCACAACCAATAAAAGTACTGGTGATGTAAATGCATGGATTGCCATAGCTATAGGGCCATGGAACTCATCTTCGAGTTCTTTCATGATCGGATGACGCACTACATCAATAAAGATGGAGTCACCGAAATATGTGCCGAATAAGAGAGGAGTAATGGTGTAGAAACCGATAATCACAGAAGGGATCGCCAAGAGAATCAAGGGTATGGTTACCACCGCTGGGGATTCATGTGGCTTTTCGCCTGGTGCTAAACCATGATGAGCGTGGTCGTCACCCTGTTCTGCGTGAGCATGGTGATCATGTGCGTGCGAATCTGCGTGACCCCAACGGGCTTTACCGTGAAATACCCAAAAGTACAAACGGAATGAATACAACGCTGTGACGAAGACGCTAGCCATCACCGCAAAGTAAGCAAAACCTGAGCCTGGAATATGGCTAGCGGCAACCGCTTCAATAATAGAATCTTTGGAATAGAAACCCGAAAAGAACGGTGTTCCGATTAGGGCCAAATTACCCAGCAACATCATGAGGCAAGTAAGTGGCATATATTTCCAAAGTCCGCCCATCTTCCGCATATCTTGTTCATGGTGCATACCCAAAATCACGCTACCAGCGGCAAGGAACAGCAGCGCCTTAAAGAATGCATGAGTCATTAAATGGAAGATCGCTACTGGATAAGCTGATACACCAAGCGCTACCGTCATATAACCTAATTGAGACAGAGTCGAATAAGCAACTACACGTTTGATATCGTTTTGCACGATACCTAAGAATCCCATAAATAGGGCTGTAATTGAACCGATTACCAGGATGAAACTCAGAGCAACATCAGAAAGTTCAAATAATGGGGACATGCGTGACACCATGAAGATGCCTGCGGTAACCATTGTTGCCGCGTGAATCAATGCAGAAATTGGGGTTGGGCCTTCCATGGAGTCTGGCAGCCAAACATGCAATGGGAATTGTGCTGATTTGCCCATCGCACCAATAAATAAGCAGATGCAAACTACGGTGACTAAGTTCCAGCTAGTACCTGGCAATGTCTGTGCCGCTAAAGCCGTATTTTGAGAAAAGATCACATCGTATTGCATAGAGCCTGTGCTAGCCAGTAACAAGCCAATCCCTAAAATGAATCCGAAATCACCAACTCGGTTTACCAGGAAGGCCTTCATATTGGCAAACACAGCAGATTGGCGTTCAAAGTAGAAACCAATTAAGAGGTATGAGACCACACCCACCGCTTCCCAGCCAAAGAAGAGTTGCAAGAGATTATTACTCATTACCAGCATCAGCATGGCGAAGGTAAATAAAGAAATATAGGAGAAGAAACGGTTATAGCCCTCTTCACCGCGCATATAACCAATGGTATAGATATGAACCATGAGAGACACAAAGGTCACCACGCACATCATGGTAGCTGTCAATGGATCAATTA
Above is a genomic segment from Polynucleobacter sp. MG-5-Ahmo-C2 containing:
- the nuoN gene encoding NADH-quinone oxidoreductase subunit NuoN; protein product: MQAFDLYAVLPELVLLVVTCLLLVASVYVPERVISTPGVEQDIFHTPRGVGFVYFFSIILLVYLIFAFIGRMGDPALIAMNGLFQSDPFSNLLKACSCVAVLVSLIYSKQYLTDRAMFRPDFIVLALLALLGQMVLISGANLLTLYLGLELMALPTYALVAMRHSNEKSVEAGIKYFVLGALASGFLLYGMSMLYGVTGSLDLIEIFKTVADPRVNHLVMAFGLVFIVAGLAFKLGVVPFHMWVPDVYEGAPTAVTLMIAAAPKLAAFALLFRLLVNTLLPLLGDWQPMLVLLAVLSLVLGNVTAIAQTNVKRMLAYSAIAQMGFVLLGMLSVFDEHAFSASMFYAITYVLTTLGTFGLLMALSRKGYDCETLDGLKGLNKRHPWFAFIGLVMMFSLAGIPPTVGFAAKLGVLEALVDAEHTFLAVIAVMASLIGAFYYLRVVKVMYFDEPLHETSVSGSGFAKGILSLNCILVLALGIVPSGLMSLCLDAMRRTLLGS
- a CDS encoding NADH-quinone oxidoreductase subunit M, whose amino-acid sequence is MILSYAIWTPIVFGLIILFYGSEKPSAGVRWLALIGSIIGFIATLPLIIQFDIANPGMQFVEKLSWIPRYDINYYLGIDGISVWFIVLTAFINIFVVIAAWEVIDTKVSQYMASFMILSGLMIGVFCALDALLFYVFFEATLIPMYIIIGVWGGHNRIYAAFKFFLYTLLGSLLTLVAMLYLYNVTNSFDILVWQNARLDIVEQILLFFAFFMAFAVKVPMWPLHTWLPDVHVEAPTGGSVVLAAIMLKLGAYGFLRFSLPIAPDASQYLGPFVIFLSLVAVIYVGAVALVQKDMKKLVAYSSVAHMGFVTLGFFLFSPLGIEGGIVQMISHGFVAGAMFLSIGVLYDRMHTRQIADYGGVVHRMPAFTAFAVLMAMANCGLPATSGFVGEFMVILAAVDYDFLIGILAATALILGAAYSLWMVKRVFFGAIANAHVEALKDLNAREYFMMTVLTICVIGMGVYPKPFTDIIHPAVINLLQHVAVSKL
- the nuoL gene encoding NADH-quinone oxidoreductase subunit L codes for the protein MQLTLNIPVLCAIPLAPLFGSMIAGFFGTKLGGNRIGHGACQFVTILGVAIAFALSCNVLAQVMDGFYFNGTVYRWMQLGELNLDIGFLIDPLTATMMCVVTFVSLMVHIYTIGYMRGEEGYNRFFSYISLFTFAMLMLVMSNNLLQLFFGWEAVGVVSYLLIGFYFERQSAVFANMKAFLVNRVGDFGFILGIGLLLASTGSMQYDVIFSQNTALAAQTLPGTSWNLVTVVCICLFIGAMGKSAQFPLHVWLPDSMEGPTPISALIHAATMVTAGIFMVSRMSPLFELSDVALSFILVIGSITALFMGFLGIVQNDIKRVVAYSTLSQLGYMTVALGVSAYPVAIFHLMTHAFFKALLFLAAGSVILGMHHEQDMRKMGGLWKYMPLTCLMMLLGNLALIGTPFFSGFYSKDSIIEAVAASHIPGSGFAYFAVMASVFVTALYSFRLYFWVFHGKARWGHADSHAHDHHAHAEQGDDHAHHGLAPGEKPHESPAVVTIPLILLAIPSVIIGFYTITPLLFGTYFGDSIFIDVVRHPIMKELEDEFHGPIAMAIHAFTSPVLLLVVLGVLTAAIGYLWAPKLPAKFAEAFAPIKKLFDNKYYLDDLNQAVFAKGLIWIGSFLWHRGDQKVIDGFFVNGSAHIVGRFAGVIRHLQSGYLYHYAFAMIAGLALLLAWVLYAYLPFVR